The following proteins are co-located in the Cydia fagiglandana chromosome 2, ilCydFagi1.1, whole genome shotgun sequence genome:
- the LOC134678386 gene encoding chitin deacetylase 8-like: MKRLLFLALLAAAWAQEVELPLAEPCDPEACQLPACRCSGTDIPGGLTARDTPQFVTLTFDDGVNVVNIETYRNLLYGRLNSNGCPAGTTYYINHEYTDYSIVNELYNQGFEIALHSISHQTPVTYWNEATYDDMKLEFADQKVQMSHFANIPIDTIKGIRIPFLQMAGNASFQVMADYGLEYDCSMPTVNQINPGLWPYTLDYASTQDCVIPECPTASIPGVWVLPMVSWVDLDGFTCSMVDSCYSVPTLTDEDAWFNFIVTNFERHYLGNRAPFGFYIHEWYIASYPAVYRALARFLDMVNNLPDAFMVNSAEVVDWVKDPIPVNEYRSRPCRTWESTPCPRQSCGPLTSDHNEWGAYWMQICNTCPNTYPWLGNPLGQ, from the exons ATGAAGCGGTTGCTCTTTCTAGCGTTGTTGGCGGCTGCGTGGGCTCAAGAGGTAGAGCTGCCTCTGGCGGAGCCTTGTGACCCCGAGGCTTGCCAGCTGCCCGCCTGCAGGTGTTCTGGCACTGATATTCCCGGTGGACTTACCGCACGGGATACGCCACAA tttgtcACGTTAACCTTTGATGATGGCGTGAACGTCGTCAACATCGAAACCTATCGCAACCTCCTTTACGGTCGTCTTAACAGCAATGGCTGTCCCGCCGGCACTACCTACTACATCAACCACGAATATACTGACTACAGTATCGTGAATGAGTTGTATAACCAAGGTTTTGAGATCGCACTCCACTCCATAAGTCACCAAACCCCTGTCACCTATTGGAATGAAGCTACCTACGATGACATGAAGTTAGAATTTGCAGACCAGAAAGTTCAAATGTCTCATTTTGCTAATATTCCAATTGATACGATTAAAG GTATCCGCATCCCATTCCTGCAGATGGCTGGAAACGCTTCCTTTCAAGTCATGGCCGACTACGGACTCGAATACGACTGTTCTATGCCTACCGTCAACCAGATAAACCCTGGCCTGTGGCCGTACACACTCGACTACGCGTCTACCCAGGATTGCGTTATTCCCGAATGCCCCACTGCATCTATTCCTGGAGTATGGGTTCTGCCTATGGTCAGTTGGGTCGATTTGGATGGCTTCACCTGCTCGATGGTTGATTCTTGCTACAGTGT ACCTACCCTGACTGATGAAGACGCCTggttcaatttcatagtaaccAATTTCGAGAGGCACTACTTGGGCAACCGCGCGCCTTTCGGCTTCTACATCCACGAGTGGTACATCGCAAGTTACCCCGCCGTCTATAGGGCTTTGGCAAGATTTTTAGACATGGTCAACAACCTACCTGATGCTTTCATG GTAAACTCGGCTGAAGTGGTCGACTGGGTAAAGGATCCCATACCAGTTAATGAATACAGGAGCCGGCCCTGCAGGACATGGGAGTCCACCCCATGCCCGCGTCAGAGCTGTGGCCCTCTCACCTCAGACCATAATGAATGG
- the LOC134678377 gene encoding chitin deacetylase 8-like, with the protein MKCLLVLVLLAAAWAQEVELPLAEPCDPEACQLPACRCSGTDIPGGLTARDTPQFVLLTFDDGVNVVNIETYRNLIYNRVNSNGCPAGTTYYINHEYTDYTIVNELYNQGLEIALHSVSHQTPDTYWKEATYDDMAMEFGDQRLQMSHFANIPIDAIKGLRIPFLQMTGNASFQVLADYGLEYDCSMPTVNQINPGLWPYTLDYASTQECVIPECPTASIPGVWVLPMVSWVDLGGFTCSMVDSCFSVPSLTDEDAWFEFIVTNFERHYTGNRSPFGFYVHEWYIASYPAIYRALARFLDMVNNLPDAFMVNSAEVIDWVKDPVPVDEYKSRPCRTWTPTTCPRQSCGPLSSDHNVWGAYWMQICNTCPNTYPWLGNPLGQ; encoded by the exons GCGTGGGCTCAAGAGGTAGAGCTGCCTCTGGCAGAGCCTTGTGACCCCGAGGCTTGCCAGCTGCCCGCCTGCAGGTGTTCTGGCACTGATATTCCTGGTGGACTTACCGCACGGGATACGCCACAA tttgtcCTGCTAACCTTTGATGATGGCGTGAACGTCGTCAACATCGAAACCTATCGCAACCTCATTTACAACCGTGTCAACAGCAATGGCTGTCCCGCCGGCACTACCTACTACATCAACCACGAATATACTGACTACACCATCGTGAATGAGTTGTATAACCAAGGTCTTGAGATCGCTCTCCACTCCGTAAGCCACCAAACCCCTGACACTTATTGGAAGGAAGCTACCTACGATGACATGGCGATGGAATTTGGGGACCAGAGACTCCAAATGTCTCATTTCGCTAATATTCCGATTGATGCTATCAAAG GCCTCCGAATTCCATTCCTGCAGATGACTGGCAACGCTTCCTTCCAAGTCTTGGCCGACTACGGACTCGAGTACGACTGCTCTATGCCTACCGTCAACCAGATAAACCCTGGCCTGTGGCCGTACACACTCGACTACGCCTCTACCCAGGAATGCGTTATACCCGAATGCCCCACTGCATCTATTCCTGGGGTGTGGGTTCTGCCTATGGTCAGTTGGGTCGATTTGGGCGGGTTCACTTGCTCGATGGTTGACTCTTGCTTCAGTGT GCCTTCCCTGACTGATGAAGACGCCTGGTTCGAGTTCATAGTAACCAATTTCGAGAGGCACTACACGGGCAACCGCTCGCCTTTTGGCTTCTACGTCCACGAGTGGTACATCGCAAGTTACCCCGCCATCTACAGGGCTTTGGCAAGATTCTTAGACATGGTCAACAACCTTCCTGATGCTTTTATG GTAAACTCGGCTGAAGTGATCGACTGGGTGAAGGATCCCGTACCAGTTGATGAATACAAGAGCCGGCCATGCCGGACCTGGACACCAACCACATGCCCGCGTCAGAGCTGCGGCCCTCTCAGCTCAGACCACAACGTATGG GGTGCATACTGGATGCAGATTTGTAACACGTGTCCAAACACGTACCCATGGCTGGGAAATCCTCTCGGTCAATAG